A genomic window from Pyricularia oryzae 70-15 chromosome 7, whole genome shotgun sequence includes:
- a CDS encoding sterol esterase TGL1: MPLPFLGRLNIPEYVALLGSFFLVGLEAFIRVITLALPSTLISLLYGVSRRIFNRYSTPKQKIAVEKQKPVSTSIRDASDFVELCALNGYQAEEHVVQTKDGYLLGLHRLAWRKGEEDQRVNSGPNSVQKRVVYLHHGLLMNSEVWVCQTDTNRSLAFVLVDQGFDVWLGNNRGNKYSKKSINHSPASTAFWNFSIDEFAFHDIPDSIAYILETTDEKSLSYIGFSQGTAQAFASLAVNPRLNQQVNVFIALAPAMSPAGLSNRVVDALIKSSPSVLFLLFGRRAILSSATMWETILYPPIFIKVIDVAVSFLFGWKTRNISTSQKLAAYPHLYSFTSTKSVVHWFQIIRTKSFQMYDDDVQQPLSLSTSSRFTKVAKYPTRNIKTPIVLVYGGSDSLVDIKVMLRQLPPQTVATEIPRYEHIDFLWARDVDAQVFRHVFDALDSFTGAEHTKEEYNRYRTARSSSISASVNFRRHAHHDSVDTQADVTDETTATTTEAESDSGDRTLVNGRGGSRSRLRHQATEGLRSPSRGSEVSVGPASGGLNTNGTVASDGESSSGSPARRRAGIQRHTSGVSVDSLRQGRGIRVGASRAVGGVTAAIAGGNSPSSGTD, from the exons ATGCCGTTGCCTTTCCTGGGGCGACTGAATAT TCCCGAATATGTCGCCCTTCTTGGTTCATTCTTTCTCGTCGGGCTCGAGGCCTTTATTCGTGTAATCACATTAGCGCTGC CCTCGACACTAATATCCCTGTTATATGGCGTCTCGAGACGAATCTTCAACCGATATTCCACACCTAAGCAGAAGATAGCCGTGGAAAAGCAGAAAC CTGTGTCTACTTCGATTCGAGATGCATCCGATTTTGTCGAACTTTGCGCCCTGAACGGCTACCAGGCTGAAGAACATGTTGTCCAGACCAAAGATGGCTATCTACTCGGCTTGCATCGCCTCGCCTGGAGGAAAGGGGAGGAAGACCAGAGAGTCAACAGCGGCCCGAACAGCGTCCAGAAGCGTGTGGTGTACTTGCACCACGGTTTGCTCATGAACAGTGAGGTCTGGGTCTGCCAGACGGACACAAACCGATCGCTCGCGTTCGTGCTGGTGGATCAAGGCTTCGATGTCTGG CTTGGAAACAACCGCGGCAACAAGTACTCGAAGAAGAGTATCAACCATTCACCTGCTTCCACAGCCTTTTGGAATTTCTCCATTGACGAATTTGCTTTCCACGACATTCCGGATAGTATCGCGTACATCCTCGAGACTACGGACGAAAAGTCGTTGTCGTACATTGGCTTCTCGCAAGGAACAGCCCAGGCCTTTGCCAGTTTGGCCGTCAATCCAAGACTTAACCAGCAAGTCAACGTGTTTATCGCCCTCGCGCCAGCCATGTCACCGGCGGGACTTTCCAACAGAGTAGTGGATGCTCTGATCAAATCGTCGCCTTCGGTTCTTTTTCTGCTCTTTGGTCGCCGGGCGATCCTCAGCTCTGCTACCATGTGGGAGACCATATTGTATCCTCCGATCTTTATCAAGGTCATAGATGTTGCTGTGTCTTTCCTATTTGGTTGGAAAACCAGAAACATCTCGACAAGCCAGAAGCTGGCTGCTTATCCCCACTTGTACTCGTTCACCAGCACCAAGTCGGTGGTACATTGGTTCCAAATCATCCGTACCAAGAGCTTTCAGATGTACGATGATGATGTCCAGCAACCATTGTCGCTGAGCACAAGCTCCAGGTTCACGAAAGTGGCTAAGTATCCTACGCGAAACATCAAGACACCGATAGTTCTAGTCTATGGCGGTTCCGATTCACTGGTGGATATCAAAGTCATGCTTCGCCAGCTGCCGCCTCAGACCGTCGCCACCGAGATCCCGCGCTACGAACATATCGACTTTTTGTGGGCGCGCGACGTTGACGCACAAGTATTCCGCCACGTATTTGACGCGCTGGACTCATTCACTGGTGCGGAACATACCAAGGAAGAGTACAATCGGTATAGGACTGCTCGCTCGTCCAGCATCAGTGCCAGCGTGAACTTCAGGCGACACGCTCATCATGATAGTGTCGACACTCAGGCAGATGTGACAGATGAGACCACCGCGACAACCACCGAGGCGGAAAGCGACTCGGGTGACAGGACTCTCGTCAACGGTCGAGGCGGATCGAGGTCTAGACTTCGACACCAGGCCACAGAGGGCTTACGCAGCCCTTCAAGGGGCTCTGAGGTCTCGGTAGGCCCGGCCAGTGGTGGCTTGAATACAAATGGTACAGTAGCCTCCGATGGTGAAAGCTCCTCGGGTTCGCCCGCAAGGCGAAGGGCAGGCATTCAACGCCATACCAGCGGTGTGAGCGTCGACTCTCTACGTCAAGGCCGTGGAATTAGGGTGGGTGCCAGTCGGGCCGTAGGGGGTGTCACTGCTGCgatcgccggcggcaacTCTCCCAGTAGCGGGACGGATTAG
- a CDS encoding 60S ribosomal protein L37, whose translation MTKGTSSFGKRHNKSHTLCRRCGRRSLHVQKHTCASCGYPAAKTRKYNWSEKAKRRKTTGTGRMRYLSTVTRKFKNDFQTGTPKGSRGINNVTA comes from the exons ATGA CGAAGGGTACCTCCAGCTTCGGAAAGCGCCACAACAAGTCGCACACTCTGTGCCGTCGTTGCG GTCGCCGCTCCCTCCACGTCCAGAAGCACACCTGCGCTTCGTGCGGATACCCTGCTGCTAAGACCCGGAAGT ACAACTGGAGCGAGAAGGCCAAGCGGAGAAAGACCACCGGTACCGGCCGCATGCGATACCTCAGCACCGTCACCCGCAAGTTCaagaacgacttccagaccggCACCCCCAAGGGCTCGCGCGGCATCAACAACGTCACGGCATAA
- a CDS encoding Ser/Thr protein phosphatase family protein → MAVQSAMGAGLRRRRPVVLIGAVLALLTVYILYTRSYGTAMGRPLPPDMAGEVSSAPVSAPVPPPAQDDQKSGNGDAKPAAESANNPTAPEPEKPAAESANNPPTPEPETPAEEPAPKPPPVEEEVKQKPLAEMSYGTAVRPPFKAMPKFLAELPEDLVPQIPKDGESSDGDSHPRAKRLVIVGDVHGQKTELEALLKKVKFEREQGDHLVLVGDMVNKGPDSAGVIDLAMKLRASAVRGNNEDRVILAHRSMKNKAIPGTNGDDGPGAFGVSAEADVHEEVDKDAPLSFALPEPATDTLEQNPFSHGDQSDRTTVYSLTPSQLNWLSNLPVILRIGTIRESPFTNLVVVHAGLVPGVELKMQDPWAVMNMRTFVYPGREARRQRVKTELHDAEKKRTGNKDAPGPSDEQVDTELANRLREGKEQPDYHDEILLPIEGKDGEPWSSVWAKYQNDKVEDEKERMTVVYGHDASRGLRVPKDAKPGNTFGLDSGCVYGRELTALVIEASEKGVTYETVNVECSKGTDKKRRSSSSSPKDKGRS, encoded by the coding sequence ATGGCTGTCCAATCAGCAATGGGCGCAGGCTTacgtcgtcgccgtcccGTCGTTCTCATAGGCGCCGTACTGGCGCTACTTACAGTTTACATTTTATACACCCGCTCATACGGCACTGCCATGGGGCGACCTCTGCCACCAGATATGGCCGGAGAAGTATCTAGTGCACCCGTATCGGCACCAGTCCCACCTCCGGCCCAAGATGACCAAAAGTCGGGCAACGGCGACGCAAAGCCGGCAGCAGAGTCCGCCAACAACCCAACAGCTCCTGAGCCCGAAAAACCGGCGGCGGAGTCCGCCAACAACCCACCAACTCCCGAGCCCGAAACGCCGGCAGAGGAACCAGCTCCCAAGCCACCACCGGTTGAGGAGGAAGTAAAGCAGAAGCCGCTGGCGGAAATGTCTTACGGCACGGCGGTGCGCCCACCATTCAAGGCCATGCCGAAGTTCTTGGCGGAATTGCCGGAGGATCTAGTGCCGCAAATCCCGAAGGATGGCGAGAGCAGCGATGGTGATAGCCACCCGCGTGCCAAGAGACTAGTGATCGTTGGAGATGTCCATGGCCAAAAGACGGAGCTAGAGGCCCTTCTGAAGAAGGTCAAATTCGAGCGCGAACAGGGCGACCACCTCGTGCTAGTAGGCGACATGGTCAACAAAGGTCCTGACAGCGCCGGCGTCATTGACCTCGCGATGAAGCTGCGCGCCAGTGCAGTGCGCGGCAACAACGAAGACCGTGTGATCCTTGCCCATCGCTCGATGAAGAACAAGGCTATCCCAGGCACTAACGGCGATGATGGTCCCGGTGCTTTCGGCGTCTCTGCCGAGGCAGATGTTCACGAAGAAGTCGATAAGGACGCGCCGCTCAGCTTCGCCCTGCCCGAACCGGCCACCGACACGCTGGAGCAGAACCCATTCTCGCATGGCGACCAGAGCGACCGCACCACCGTTTACTCCCTGACGCCGTCGCAGCTCAACTGGCTTTCGAACCTGCCCGTGATTCTACGCATCGGGACAATCCGCGAATCGCCCTTTACCAACCTTGTCGTCGTCCACGCCGGCTTGGTTCCAGGCGTAGAACTAAAGATGCAGGACCCGTGGGCCGTCATGAACATGCGTACATTCGTCTATCCTGGCCGCGAAGCTCGTCGTCAGCGCGTCAAGACCGAGCTTCATGACGCCGAGAAGAAGCGCACGGGCAACAAAGATGCACCTGGCCCGTCGGATGAGCAGGTGGACACTGAGCTGGCCAACCGACTCCGCGAGGGCAAGGAGCAACCCGATTATCACGACGAAATCCTTCTGCCGATCGAGGGCAAGGACGGAGAGCCGTGGTCTAGCGTGTGGGCCAAGTATCAGAACGATAAAGTGGAAGACGAGAAGGAGCGCATGACTGTGGTGTATGGTCACGACGCCAGCCGAGGGCTTCGTGTGCCTAAGGATGCCAAGCCGGGGAACACATTCGGACTCGACAGCGGATGTGTGTACGGCCGAGAGCTGACGGCGCTCGTGATCGAGGCGTCCGAGAAGGGTGTTACGTATGAAACTGTGAACGTCGAGTGTTCGAAGGGCACCGACAAGAAGAGGAGGAGTAGTAGCAGCAGTCCCAAAGACAAGGGACGGAGCTGA